A single Anopheles arabiensis isolate DONGOLA chromosome 2, AaraD3, whole genome shotgun sequence DNA region contains:
- the LOC120908440 gene encoding uncharacterized protein LOC120908440 gives MSGTKSVPVGTVIPPPLVPLPSCHERVKQVQTRLLNDIPFPTRYIANCRLCLGTKFGNHSTTIIDEPLATIMRNVFPFPVTNQIGLPMNVCSACFQSVQAFHSYSNLVLANQQKLQEALASAKHGIANEAPQTTVSTGGKAPANVVEIVSGSEDEFQEDYEQHILDESGLQLEVETIEEGHDPFSPPLRESTPVRAPVTPVSTAAAAAASGKSGKAAVEDIIFIDCETNDNDSDVEILSEVLVPSATGTRLTPGSDTGRAAAKLQITPDATKRTGTKAVYICSTCNETFDKHYDLMIHQKKHFMKVCPLCKRSFKYSVIREHIIKDHGVLKESNGQKKAFT, from the exons ATGAGTGGTACTAAGAGTGTTCCGGTTGGTACAGTGATACCGCCACCCCTTGTTCCTTTGCCTAGTTGCCACGAGCGCGTAAAACAGGTACAGACGCGCCTGCTCAACGATATTCCCTTTCCGACGAGATACATAGCCAACTGCCGGCTCTGCTTGGGCACCAAATTTGGAAACCATAGCACAACCATCATTGACGAGCCGCTAGCCACCATAATGAGGAatgtttttccatttccg GTAACGAACCAAATAGGCCTACCGATGAATGTATGTAGTGCCTGCTTCCAGTCGGTACAAGCGTTTCACTCATACAGCAATCTGGTGTTGGCAAACCAGCAGAAGCTGCAAGAAGCGCTGGCCTCAGCCAAGCATGGCATTGCTAACGAAGCTCCCCAAACCACCGTTTCCACGGGGGGGAAAGCGCCAGCGAATGTAGTAGAAATTGTGTCCGGCAGTGAGGATGAATTTCAGGAAGACTACGAACAGCACATCCTAGACGAATCTGGCCTGCAGCTGGAAGTGGAAACGATTGAAGAAGGCCATGATCCGTTTTCGCCACCGCTGCGGGAAAGCACACCGGTGCGCGCTCCAGTCACCCCAGtctctactgctgctgctgctgctgctagtggcAAAAGCGGAAAAGCTGCAGTAGAGGATATCATTTTTATCGATTGCGAAACAAACGATAACGATAGCGATGTAGAAATACTGTCGGAAGTTTTGGTGCCATCCGCGACAGGGACACGCCTTACGCCCGGAAGCGACACGGGCCGTGCTGCCGCAAAGCTGCAAATCACACCCGACGCAACGAAACGGACGGGGACGAAAGCGGTATACATTTGCAGCACCTGCAATGAAACGTTCGACAAGCACTACGATCTGATGATCCATCAGAAAAAACACTTTATGAAAGTGTGCCCATTGTGCAAGCGGTCGTTCAAATATTCGGTTATCAGGGAACACATCATTAAGGATCACGGTGTGTTGAAAGAAAGTAACGGCCAAAAGAAAGCGTTTACATAG
- the LOC120908441 gene encoding alcohol dehydrogenase 1-like: MSLAGQSAVVFGGCGGMGMAIGQHLLRQGVKKLCIVDVVELTDSNLSCLKESGRDALILCKICDISNRAALKQLLERDISEALGSIDILVNSAGIVESEVPDKLIGVNLTGVINSCLIALNLMSRAKGGKGGVIVNVASTAGLEPIPFLPTYCASKHGLIGFTRSLGVEPVYSETGVKFIIICPGGTRTRMFENCRTLSIEIEVLQTMFREFKHPYAPQSPDVVGACIVQAIVEGDNGSTWICNDGKIEIHSYPASRFL, translated from the exons ATGTCTCTGGCGGGTCAAAGTGCGGTCGTTTTTGGTGGCTGCGGTGGCATGGGAATGGCAATAGGGCAGCATCTGCTCAGGCAGGGAGTGAAG AAACTGTGCATCGTTGATGTGGTGGAGCTGACCGATTCCAATCTGTCGTGTTTGAAAGAAAGCGGTCGCGATGCGCTGATACTCTGCAAAATCTGCGACATCTCGAATCGTGCGGCGTTGAAGCAGCTGCTGGAGCGGGACATCAGCGAGGCGCTGGGCTCGATCGATATCTTGGTGAATTCGGCCGGCATCGTTGAGAGTGAAGTGCCCGATAAACTGATCGGCGTTAATTTG ACGGGTGTGATCAACTCATGCCTCATTGCGCTGAACTTGATGTCCCGGGCGAAGGGTGGCAAGGGTGGCGTTATAGTGAATGTGGCATCAACAGCAGGGCTAGAACCGATCCCATTTCTTCCCACCTATTGTGCATCGAAGCATGGCTTAATTGGGTTCACACGATCGCTGGGG GTTGAACCTGTGTACAGCGAAACAGGCGTCAAGTTTATCATCATCTGTCCGGGTGGGACACGTACTCGGATGTTTGAAAACTGCCGCACACTGTCGATTGAGATCGAGGTGTTGCAAACGATGTTTCGCGAATTTAAACATCCATATGCACCGCAAAG CCCTGATGTCGTTGGAGCTTGCATAGTGCAGGCCATCGTAGAGGGAGACAACGGATCGACTTGGATCTGTAACGATGGTAAAATCGAAATTCATTCCTACCCAGCGTCCCGGTTTTTGTGA